CAGCAAATTCTGGAAGGGAATCAGTATGGGCCATACTAACATTAACACACATGtcaaaagtttatttctttgaGCCTACATGGATATCATGTAGATCTCAACTGTTAAAATTGCAACCAATTGTTGCATGGTAGCAACTAAAGAATTTTAACATTTCTTGCCAAATAAGGAAACATGCCTAGAGGTGATTGCCCAACAAAAGTTCCAAGTGAGGTTACTAATTTACTTGAGTAGAACACAAGAACTTCAGTGATCATTTTGTCTAAAAGAGTCCCTTAACTTGACTACAGCAAAAGCATGGTTGATATGCACAAAATAGGTGATTCGGTTGGTAGCTGCAGAATCATGGTTCACATTTAACTGCTTGACTTTGTGATCTTTCTGGTCCTCTTGTAAGTTGTATCTTTATTTACTACAAGTAATCAAACTAACTCATGGACTTGGAAGCTTCCAAGGGTAGGGTTATTGctacattttttaataagtaatggGAAAGTTTTGCACATGTAAGTAAACATGAATCATGGTACTTCTACGGATTGATTAAAACGAGAAGATTCTATTAACATGAAAGACTTACATGATCTAACGCCCAACTATTGGAGGCTAACAAACGAGCATCTTGAAAGCTTGCTTCATTTTTTGCACTTTTCCAGTCCCAAACACTACAATGAGCAGCAATTCAGTAAGCTATCGGCATTTAACATATATTTGGACAGCCGATCAGAGTAAAAATGAGTTTCAAGCACAAATAATACGAGACGAATTGAAGAGGTGGGCCAAGAAATATGATGCACGGCATAGATTGTAACTTCAGATGGATGTAGCATGTGTATAAAGAACGTCTTTTGTGAGTTTGCACGTGACTGTTTTTGTgtgtatttgtgtgtgtgtgtgtgtgtgtgtgtgtgtgtgagagagagagagagagagagaatgtctTTCGAGTCACCCCATAGGTAAGGTCACAGGGGTACACTTGTCACATTAcacccaacaaaatatgactcGTGATTCCCACaagagaagaagataaaagggTAGCATTTTATCTAAAGATTATTCTAATAATGAAGCTGTCTATACCTGTAACGAGAAATGATTAATACCTTAAGGTCTCAATGTGGGTCAAGCACCAGAGCTTTTGCTGCCTCCCTCCAAGAAACCCCACTTTCCCAACTGAAGTTCCCACATTTATTACCTGCATGGTTGTAAAACTTGTCAAAAAAGAACCATGCGTTTGTGTCAGACTCTAGCTGAAGCACTTAACGTGTCACATAATGTGACTACGTACGTCAAATACTAAGTTTTTGATacatgctcttttttttttttgtcagtattttggtacaaaatcttgcagttaaaagaaaaaaaaccctttttccaagtaaaaaaaaaatatgcccTTAAATACTGAAAAGCATTTAATTGACAAAGAACCACAAAAAGAAATGCCTATGAGAAGTAATATGTGAACTAAAACTAAACAAGTTTTGACTAACAAAGCAATTTAATAGTTTAACACCATTGAGATGAAtcctaaatataataaaaatagttgttcccttttgttcttgatgacaaaaagtcaaattgcaaattagaatatatatgggtgaaaaatagaatatataaaatatattacccAGAAACCCTGTTAACCTAAGgacttaaaaataaaagcttTCACAAGACTGCCTACATGACACATGATACCATGTAGACCTACAACGCACAAAGTTATATTGATTCTTCCAAGATAGTGTCCCATATTGGAAGGGAATGTACAAGATCTCCattcaagttgtttatcaaatAAGATGTTAAATCTGTCATATTCTGAAAGCGAGAAATTACTGCTACCAGATTTCCTGATTACCAAAAGCCCACTTGCATTTTTCAGCAATTGTCACTTAAATGACCAATAATTTGCTTAAAATTCCTAATAACTGACCATTGACCCATCAATCCCAATCAACTCAGTTGGACATAAATTTCAACATATTACAGGCTTGCGCTTACTGATTCCAGATGTTCATCATCATTGATATCTCCTTCAGTATCAAATATACATATCAAGCCGTCCACAGAGGCAGAAACAAGCTTGCTCCGATGGTCAGGGACAAAGTGAACCTACCAACAACCACAAATGTATGGAAAAGACGGAATAAACACGTGTTCCAAAAATGAGCTATCTAATCAAGCAATTAGATCCCTTCATCACCCTATCATGACAATAGATCATATAAGCACGccagacaattttttttattaaacttttcaAAGAAGTCAGTGAAAAAACCAGGTTGTGACATTTCTGAGACAagtattacaaaatattttttttttttttaccaagtaCAGGTATCACAAAATAAGTAGAATGCAAGCTTGGCCTACATAACACAGCATTCCATACGGGAATCTAGGTTTCTTAATACATGCTCCATCCTAAAAAAACTAATACGCCTGACTGCAGAAGTTGCATTCTAACACATTTCAAGTACTTGATAAGGgcaaattaaaaactaatttagaTCACTATTTGCCTATGCATAAACAAGTAAATAAGTGAGCATGGCTCAATCTGTTATATGGACACATTTCACAGGCATAAGCATCAGACAAACCTGTGTAACATCATCCACGTGAGAGTCCTCCAAACAAGCAACTTGCTTTTTGTTCCTCCAGTCCCAGAAGAGTATCTTCGTAAAAATGATGCAAGAGAAGATAATCGTAAGAAACTAGTAATTTCTGCACTTCACTAACTTTTTTGTCTAAcaaacaaatgaaaaagaaaaaaaacaagcatattatcCTCTGGAAACATCATCTCTAGACATAGCTATCCTATATGTGTGGGAATAATAAatgcataacatttcacaaaaACTAGAAATATCTAAATCAGAAAACTGACATTTCATAACAGTCAATATCATTGATCTCCTACTATAGACATCAAACCTGGGATTGACATCCTGCAGCAAGAAGGTTGTCATTTGATCCCCCAAACGAGAAGCTGAAGACCTCTTGCGAATTGCCAGCACTTATACATGAAACCTACAGTATCaagaatgaaacaaaataaacaaaaatcagaaTCAGTCGTTCTAAAATGAATTTActcacaaaacacacaaaaatattGGAGACCACATAaccacatacatatatacatctAAATGCAAAGAGAGAGACTAAGTGACTACCTCCTGCAATGACCTCGAATCCCAAGCTCTAATGGTTCCATCAGAAGAGCAAGAGTGCAATACATGTGGGGTTGATGCACCCGAGAATGAGATGTGATTTATAGTCGTAGAGTGACCCCTACACTCTCCGCAGTACTGACCAGTTACTGGTGAGTACAGCTTCACCGCATTTGTAGACAATGACACAGCCATTGCCGTCCAATCCTCCCTTACATCCAAAACCAGACAAAAAAATCACCTCCCAAAATACAACTGAACACAATTCCTAAAATCCCAGACAAGAATTACTCGTTTGTTTCCCGAGAAAGGTTTGGAAAAGCACACAAGCGAAAATGCATAGTGAAGGCCCACTAACCTAATTTAAAGCTTTGACTATGTCAATTAGGGGGTGTTTTATAGGACTCAAATCCAATTTGTCCTCTCTTCCTAAGTTTTCgtccaaaaaattagaaattcaaaggaaaattaTGTTAGTAGGGAGGGAAAAAATCGTACTTGGGGACGATTTGGAAAACGTAGTCATCGCCGAAATTGGTCTGAAATGAGTTTTTAAGTCCAAACCGCTTGTAAGAGTTTGGACTGGGATCTGAATGCGGCTGTTCTTCGACATCCATGTCCGCGGTCTCCATCGAAGGCAGAGAATTCGACCCTTTCGGGGGGaggtgaaaagaaagaaagacctTGTAACGAGGGTTTTAGGGGTCCGGACTCCGGATCCCCTCAGGTGAAGACCCGCAGAGTGATTTTCTATAACCAATGAATCTTTGCCATCTCATATCTcactttttgcttcttttttaattccttgtttatattctttttttataaaatttactattattattaattaattattaattatcaatgtGGTTTAGATTTCACCCATATTGAATTACTGAGTAGCCAAATTGTCGTCCTTATCTTAGGGTTTAATTTCTTCGTTCAAGCTTTGAATTaatactcaaaaaataatttttataatttgaatatgtGTAAATCCtgtatacttttttttacaaaaaatatcaaatatatttaagaaaaacttgtaaaaaaattatttatcctCGTATTAGTTATTGATATactaaaaatatgatatttgaaatttaaaataaaactaacaaaatgagcgttataagtaaaattataagtatatatagcgctatttttaaaaaataaataaatttaaaacccatatgaaaaaaatctatattttattcGTAGGCTCCACTTTTTCAGTGAAAGTACACCtgattttctcatcttatgACTGTATATAATACTATTCTTAGTATTCATATTATTGAAATTACTATCGTTGCCCATATCTTGAAAACCTTTAAATTAAGAGGAGTGATATTTCCATTTTTAAGTGATCAAAACATGATTactatctttatttttgttatgtGATCTTGATTAGATGAAGTTTGCCTTTTCCTTCGCTATATATGCACATCTAGGCCAACTGCATTGTTTTCTACTTGGAAATGATTTTGCAGTTATCATAGGCCATGATTCTGAAGTTATGTTATTACTTTTGAACAATTTGGATAATTAGtattaggaaaatgatttacgcaacattttttacaattctttacataactatattttaaatgagggatatttttataaaatatcttgtaaaagtaacattattttactaaaataccctcatgttataatattattgtgcaATGTGTTATACAATGTgctgtgtgtatatcattactcatttaactcatcttaaatcaatcattgatgaaattcaccactttttcaatttcctattagaaagttaaatttatcttaacatacttcatacactttaacctaaaaagttaaatccatcttaatataaaaaagttaaattcatcccAATATGACCCataaaatactactatttacaaatcaactcaactcatctcaatatccaaacatagcCAGCCCTATTTGGATAGCGagagtatttcatctcatcttatctcatcattacaattttttcaaattctcacataaaatataataaataacttaattttttcaaacctcaaaacaataataatattaaaaaataatattttaacaatattttattcaactttcatttaaaaccatctcatctcatctcactatctaaactgcACCTAATTTCCATCCACACGAGTATAATAAATGTTGctcattaataataattataaattattttttatttttaatttgttgactTCGTTTGTCTCATTCAACCCAGCATATAAAGAAGCACAGTGTAAGCATTAAACCCCCATCATGGGCCAGCAAAACGAAAATCCAAACTTGGGCTGGGCTTAAAATGGCCGTGACGATGGCCTATTCCCGTGGCAAAGTTACTATTCCAAAATCCAGTTGTTTCGGTGACTGTGAGTGCTTAAAATAGGCAAAAGAATTTTCGAATCTCTTTCAAAACTTTGCATGAAAATGGACCATTTGGTTTTGGGAACTAACAAAGCTCATCATCTCCTTTCCGATTAATGTTTTCATTACCCCGATATGATTATATCaagaacaaaaatgataaagatCCAACTATTACACAAATTTTACACAACTACTTCttaaaatctgattttttttttttttaatatttctttgatttctattttgattttgatgtgtttgaattaaaaaataataataatattacaaagttgTGAAATAGTTGTGAATTAGTAGGATGCTTGTAATGTTCACggcaatattttataaaaaaaaaaattattctcatcaattactattcactatctcataccccacaccctataaaaaaaagtaagtatgAGTATGGGAGTAAAGAGTGGTTGACCAGTATAATACTTCTTTCATAAATGGTTTATGCCCCTgccccttttttcttcttcctaacagtcaataagttaataatttcatattttgttgagtTTCTAAATTTCTcatcataattttatacatttgtacttttttttaaaaacatgattatataattcttcaatttctatgaaatattttttaatgtttattttgaatttttattattctaataacttttttaaaaaataattttataattctttatcgttttattttttccaaaattatagattattttattttattttttaaatttcttaatattttttgctAACATAGGATACTATTTGATGcacatcatatttataattatttataatgcGCCAAAACTAACTATTGATATGGTTGAAAAAAGCTTCTAGCTTTGAGGCGAAATCCAAAAAATCCTATTTTCTCGTCTCATCAactaacccccc
This genomic interval from Juglans microcarpa x Juglans regia isolate MS1-56 chromosome 4D, Jm3101_v1.0, whole genome shotgun sequence contains the following:
- the LOC121259638 gene encoding LOW QUALITY PROTEIN: WD repeat-containing protein GTS1 (The sequence of the model RefSeq protein was modified relative to this genomic sequence to represent the inferred CDS: inserted 1 base in 1 codon), whose amino-acid sequence is METADMDVEEQPHSDPSPNSYKRFGLKNSFQTNFGDDYVFQIVPKEDWTAMAVSLSTNAVKLYSPVTGQYCGECRGHSTTINHISFSGASTPHVLHSCSSDGTIRAWDSRSLQEVSCISAGNSQEVFSFSFGGSNDNLLAAGCQSQILFWDWRNKKQVACLEDSHVDDVTQVHFVPDHRSKLVSASVDGLICIFDTEGDINDDEHLESVINVGTSVGKVGFLGGRQQKLWCLTHIETLSVWDWKSAKNEASFQDARLLASNSWALDHVEYFVDCHYSEEAERLWVIGGNNAGTLGYFPVNYNGMVAIGSPEAVLXGGHTGVVRSVMPMSSLQGGLAQNQGIFGWTGGEDGRLCCWLSDDSPQINRSWISSALIMRSPRTRKKSRHHPY